ATTTAGTGGATACTACTTGGGGTGCTGGAATTGTTAATGATAATCGTTTTGAGCGTCGTTTTAATAACTTTTATTTTGCTACTAATCCGCAACACTTCATTTATACTCATTTTCCGGAAGACGGGCGCTGGCAATTATTGCCCAATCCTTACACAAGGGCGCACTTCGACGCATTACCCAATGTACAAGGTAATTTTTTTGAAAATAATTTAGAGTTAGTTAGTCACACTCAGAAAAGCATTAACGCCGGAGGTAATGTAAACATTACCATCAAAGCGCCCTCCACCGTAGAAGCCATCGCCTCGTTAAAATCAGCAGGGCAAAACTTACCAGATAACTACACTTTAGTGCAAAGACAAGGGGAATTTTTAAATGTGATGACATCTTTCCCTCAACAGGGAAATTATCAGTTGGAAATTTTTGCGAAACCAAAAAGTGATAGTGGTGACACTTTTCCTTTAGTTTTAAGCTATGAAGTAACAGCCAATCAAGAAGGGAAAACTTTTCCGACTATTTACCGCCATTTTTCTCAGAATAATGGTTATTTAGAAACTCCCACTATGGGTGATTTATACCCTAATCAAGCCAATTATTTTAAATTGAGAGTAGATAATGCTACGGAAGTGAGAATTTTAGATAAATCGACTAATCGTTGGAGTGATTTAACTCGTTATGGTAATCTCTACACGGGCAATGTTAATATTTCTAGTGGAGATGTGGTCGTTTTTGCTAAATTTCCCGGTGATTCAAGATATTGGGCACTATTAGAATATCAAACACTTTAGGTCATTGATAATTAATTAGGGTCTGCTGAATAAATCAAAACTCTTGTCAAATAAAGATTTAAAG
The sequence above is a segment of the Cyanobacterium sp. T60_A2020_053 genome. Coding sequences within it:
- a CDS encoding transglutaminase, giving the protein MKYNKTAKNNRYSKRKSNNNSSLFWWLIIGGSLFFTYRNNPQLVNNFTEEFLPNLSNISLVSTRIIRDEFITKINETDITAGSISSLQKNKFAEIDNKALSVQYSGTSVKELADILSQLATTEEEKARIIYRWITHNIAYDVVSLNRFTNENIYPNVTAENVLVTRQTICSGYANLYQKLANNMGLKSLIVVGYAKGSTDFVVGDDNTANHAWNGVKINGNWYLVDTTWGAGIVNDNRFERRFNNFYFATNPQHFIYTHFPEDGRWQLLPNPYTRAHFDALPNVQGNFFENNLELVSHTQKSINAGGNVNITIKAPSTVEAIASLKSAGQNLPDNYTLVQRQGEFLNVMTSFPQQGNYQLEIFAKPKSDSGDTFPLVLSYEVTANQEGKTFPTIYRHFSQNNGYLETPTMGDLYPNQANYFKLRVDNATEVRILDKSTNRWSDLTRYGNLYTGNVNISSGDVVVFAKFPGDSRYWALLEYQTL